A window from Rhinolophus sinicus isolate RSC01 linkage group LG01, ASM3656204v1, whole genome shotgun sequence encodes these proteins:
- the NEMP2 gene encoding nuclear envelope integral membrane protein 2 isoform X3 codes for MDLIKTSKSDCYCYNQNSQMEWKYIWSTVQVTVTSSSLLSIVYITERYNCQYPETVLSFIKCVIHKFWTPKESNEITIIINPYGETACFSVKPVKNYTIRVNRNIVDFKLFLVFVAGIFLFFYAKTLSQSPAFYYSSGTVLGILMTLVFFLLLVKRLIPKYSTFWALMVGCWFASVYVVCQLMEDLKWLWYENRIYILGYVLIVGFLSFAVCYKHGPLVDESSVNLLRWTLQLLSLLLIYYGVAMPQFAYAVMVLILLSRSLYYPMKAFGYMRRKMKKWFTSEKLAVSYLTEDEYREQADAETTSALEELRQACRRPDFPSWLAISRLQTPKKFAEFVLGGSHLSPEEMSLHEEQYGLGGAFLEEQLFNLSTSCQSTAHGLPSGHGSG; via the exons ATGGATTTAATTAAAACTTCTAAGTCAGACTGTTACTGCTACAATCAAAATTCCCAAATGGAATGGAAATACATATGGTCAACTGTGCAG GTGACAGTGACCAGTTCCAGCCTGCTCAGCATTGTATATATCACAGAAAGATACAATTGCCAGTATCCAGAAACCGTTCTATCTTTTATCAAATGTGTGATTCATAAATTTTGGACACCAAAGGAGTCTAATGAAATAACCATAATCATCAATCCCTATGGGGAGACGGCGTGCTTCTCTGTGAAGCCGGTCAAGAATTATACAATACGCGTGAATCGGAACA ttgTAGATTTCAAACTCTTCCTTGTGTTTGTGGCaggcattttcctcttcttttatgcAAAAACCTTGAGTCA AAGCCCTGCTTTTTATTACTCTTCGGGGACTGTGCTAGGTATTCTAATGACATTAGTCTTTTTCCTGCTGCTGGTGAAAAGGTTAATTCCTAAG TATAGCACCTTTTGGGCTTTAATGGTTGGTTGTTGGTTTGCTTCAGTTTATGTGGTGTGCCAACTGATGGAAGATCTGAAATGGCTGTGGTatgaaaacagaatatatatattag GCTATGTCTTGATAGTTGGATTTCTCAGCTTTGCTGTTTGTTACAAACATGGGCCTCTTGTTGATGAGAGTAGCGTGAATCTCCTGAGGTGGACACTGCAGCTCCTTTCCCTGCTTTTGATCTATTATGGGGTCGCCATGCCTCAGTTCGCGTATGCAGTTATGGTCCTCATCCTGTTGTCCAGGAGTCTGTACTACCCCATGAAAGCGTTTGGTTATATGAGGCG gaaaatgaagaaatggttTACATCAGAAAAGCTGGCAGTTTCGTATCTTACTGAAGATGAATACCGGGAACAAGCTGATGCTGAAACAACCAGTGCTCTGGAGGAACTGCGCCAAGCCTGCCGCAGACCCGACTTCCCGTCGTGGCTGGCCATCTCCAGACTGCAGACTCCAAAAAA GTTTGCAGAATTTGTTCTTGGAGGAAGCCACTTGTCTCCTGAAGAAATGAGTCTTCATGAAGAACAGTACGGCCTTGGGGGTGCCTTCTTGGAAGAACAGCTCTTTAACCTGAGTACTTCCTGCCAGTCTACCGCACATGGACTTCCTTCTGGACACGGAAGTGGGTAA
- the NEMP2 gene encoding nuclear envelope integral membrane protein 2 isoform X1, whose product MRPPPGLCWLLLWLQPVATLHAGAVSGEEAGAAALSVSRCKALKEMDLIKTSKSDCYCYNQNSQMEWKYIWSTVQVTVTSSSLLSIVYITERYNCQYPETVLSFIKCVIHKFWTPKESNEITIIINPYGETACFSVKPVKNYTIRVNRNIVDFKLFLVFVAGIFLFFYAKTLSQSPAFYYSSGTVLGILMTLVFFLLLVKRLIPKYSTFWALMVGCWFASVYVVCQLMEDLKWLWYENRIYILGYVLIVGFLSFAVCYKHGPLVDESSVNLLRWTLQLLSLLLIYYGVAMPQFAYAVMVLILLSRSLYYPMKAFGYMRRKMKKWFTSEKLAVSYLTEDEYREQADAETTSALEELRQACRRPDFPSWLAISRLQTPKKFAEFVLGGSHLSPEEMSLHEEQYGLGGAFLEEQLFNLSTSCQSTAHGLPSGHGSG is encoded by the exons ATGAGACCACCCCCAGGGCTGTGCTGGCTGCTGCTTTGGCTGCAGCCCGTGGCCACACTGCACGCAGGCGCGGTGAGCGGGGAGGAGGCGGGCGCGGCGGCGTTGTCAG TTTCAAGGTGTAAAGCTTTGAAAGAAATGGATTTAATTAAAACTTCTAAGTCAGACTGTTACTGCTACAATCAAAATTCCCAAATGGAATGGAAATACATATGGTCAACTGTGCAG GTGACAGTGACCAGTTCCAGCCTGCTCAGCATTGTATATATCACAGAAAGATACAATTGCCAGTATCCAGAAACCGTTCTATCTTTTATCAAATGTGTGATTCATAAATTTTGGACACCAAAGGAGTCTAATGAAATAACCATAATCATCAATCCCTATGGGGAGACGGCGTGCTTCTCTGTGAAGCCGGTCAAGAATTATACAATACGCGTGAATCGGAACA ttgTAGATTTCAAACTCTTCCTTGTGTTTGTGGCaggcattttcctcttcttttatgcAAAAACCTTGAGTCA AAGCCCTGCTTTTTATTACTCTTCGGGGACTGTGCTAGGTATTCTAATGACATTAGTCTTTTTCCTGCTGCTGGTGAAAAGGTTAATTCCTAAG TATAGCACCTTTTGGGCTTTAATGGTTGGTTGTTGGTTTGCTTCAGTTTATGTGGTGTGCCAACTGATGGAAGATCTGAAATGGCTGTGGTatgaaaacagaatatatatattag GCTATGTCTTGATAGTTGGATTTCTCAGCTTTGCTGTTTGTTACAAACATGGGCCTCTTGTTGATGAGAGTAGCGTGAATCTCCTGAGGTGGACACTGCAGCTCCTTTCCCTGCTTTTGATCTATTATGGGGTCGCCATGCCTCAGTTCGCGTATGCAGTTATGGTCCTCATCCTGTTGTCCAGGAGTCTGTACTACCCCATGAAAGCGTTTGGTTATATGAGGCG gaaaatgaagaaatggttTACATCAGAAAAGCTGGCAGTTTCGTATCTTACTGAAGATGAATACCGGGAACAAGCTGATGCTGAAACAACCAGTGCTCTGGAGGAACTGCGCCAAGCCTGCCGCAGACCCGACTTCCCGTCGTGGCTGGCCATCTCCAGACTGCAGACTCCAAAAAA GTTTGCAGAATTTGTTCTTGGAGGAAGCCACTTGTCTCCTGAAGAAATGAGTCTTCATGAAGAACAGTACGGCCTTGGGGGTGCCTTCTTGGAAGAACAGCTCTTTAACCTGAGTACTTCCTGCCAGTCTACCGCACATGGACTTCCTTCTGGACACGGAAGTGGGTAA
- the NEMP2 gene encoding nuclear envelope integral membrane protein 2 isoform X2, which produces MLFTCPTGMHRFPTIVSRCKALKEMDLIKTSKSDCYCYNQNSQMEWKYIWSTVQVTVTSSSLLSIVYITERYNCQYPETVLSFIKCVIHKFWTPKESNEITIIINPYGETACFSVKPVKNYTIRVNRNIVDFKLFLVFVAGIFLFFYAKTLSQSPAFYYSSGTVLGILMTLVFFLLLVKRLIPKYSTFWALMVGCWFASVYVVCQLMEDLKWLWYENRIYILGYVLIVGFLSFAVCYKHGPLVDESSVNLLRWTLQLLSLLLIYYGVAMPQFAYAVMVLILLSRSLYYPMKAFGYMRRKMKKWFTSEKLAVSYLTEDEYREQADAETTSALEELRQACRRPDFPSWLAISRLQTPKKFAEFVLGGSHLSPEEMSLHEEQYGLGGAFLEEQLFNLSTSCQSTAHGLPSGHGSG; this is translated from the exons ATGCTGTTCACCTGCCCCACTGGAATGCACCGCTTTCCAACAATAG TTTCAAGGTGTAAAGCTTTGAAAGAAATGGATTTAATTAAAACTTCTAAGTCAGACTGTTACTGCTACAATCAAAATTCCCAAATGGAATGGAAATACATATGGTCAACTGTGCAG GTGACAGTGACCAGTTCCAGCCTGCTCAGCATTGTATATATCACAGAAAGATACAATTGCCAGTATCCAGAAACCGTTCTATCTTTTATCAAATGTGTGATTCATAAATTTTGGACACCAAAGGAGTCTAATGAAATAACCATAATCATCAATCCCTATGGGGAGACGGCGTGCTTCTCTGTGAAGCCGGTCAAGAATTATACAATACGCGTGAATCGGAACA ttgTAGATTTCAAACTCTTCCTTGTGTTTGTGGCaggcattttcctcttcttttatgcAAAAACCTTGAGTCA AAGCCCTGCTTTTTATTACTCTTCGGGGACTGTGCTAGGTATTCTAATGACATTAGTCTTTTTCCTGCTGCTGGTGAAAAGGTTAATTCCTAAG TATAGCACCTTTTGGGCTTTAATGGTTGGTTGTTGGTTTGCTTCAGTTTATGTGGTGTGCCAACTGATGGAAGATCTGAAATGGCTGTGGTatgaaaacagaatatatatattag GCTATGTCTTGATAGTTGGATTTCTCAGCTTTGCTGTTTGTTACAAACATGGGCCTCTTGTTGATGAGAGTAGCGTGAATCTCCTGAGGTGGACACTGCAGCTCCTTTCCCTGCTTTTGATCTATTATGGGGTCGCCATGCCTCAGTTCGCGTATGCAGTTATGGTCCTCATCCTGTTGTCCAGGAGTCTGTACTACCCCATGAAAGCGTTTGGTTATATGAGGCG gaaaatgaagaaatggttTACATCAGAAAAGCTGGCAGTTTCGTATCTTACTGAAGATGAATACCGGGAACAAGCTGATGCTGAAACAACCAGTGCTCTGGAGGAACTGCGCCAAGCCTGCCGCAGACCCGACTTCCCGTCGTGGCTGGCCATCTCCAGACTGCAGACTCCAAAAAA GTTTGCAGAATTTGTTCTTGGAGGAAGCCACTTGTCTCCTGAAGAAATGAGTCTTCATGAAGAACAGTACGGCCTTGGGGGTGCCTTCTTGGAAGAACAGCTCTTTAACCTGAGTACTTCCTGCCAGTCTACCGCACATGGACTTCCTTCTGGACACGGAAGTGGGTAA
- the NEMP2 gene encoding nuclear envelope integral membrane protein 2 isoform X4, producing MESVEGWIFFQVTVTSSSLLSIVYITERYNCQYPETVLSFIKCVIHKFWTPKESNEITIIINPYGETACFSVKPVKNYTIRVNRNIVDFKLFLVFVAGIFLFFYAKTLSQSPAFYYSSGTVLGILMTLVFFLLLVKRLIPKYSTFWALMVGCWFASVYVVCQLMEDLKWLWYENRIYILGYVLIVGFLSFAVCYKHGPLVDESSVNLLRWTLQLLSLLLIYYGVAMPQFAYAVMVLILLSRSLYYPMKAFGYMRRKMKKWFTSEKLAVSYLTEDEYREQADAETTSALEELRQACRRPDFPSWLAISRLQTPKKFAEFVLGGSHLSPEEMSLHEEQYGLGGAFLEEQLFNLSTSCQSTAHGLPSGHGSG from the exons ATGGAGTCGGTGGagggttggattttttttcag GTGACAGTGACCAGTTCCAGCCTGCTCAGCATTGTATATATCACAGAAAGATACAATTGCCAGTATCCAGAAACCGTTCTATCTTTTATCAAATGTGTGATTCATAAATTTTGGACACCAAAGGAGTCTAATGAAATAACCATAATCATCAATCCCTATGGGGAGACGGCGTGCTTCTCTGTGAAGCCGGTCAAGAATTATACAATACGCGTGAATCGGAACA ttgTAGATTTCAAACTCTTCCTTGTGTTTGTGGCaggcattttcctcttcttttatgcAAAAACCTTGAGTCA AAGCCCTGCTTTTTATTACTCTTCGGGGACTGTGCTAGGTATTCTAATGACATTAGTCTTTTTCCTGCTGCTGGTGAAAAGGTTAATTCCTAAG TATAGCACCTTTTGGGCTTTAATGGTTGGTTGTTGGTTTGCTTCAGTTTATGTGGTGTGCCAACTGATGGAAGATCTGAAATGGCTGTGGTatgaaaacagaatatatatattag GCTATGTCTTGATAGTTGGATTTCTCAGCTTTGCTGTTTGTTACAAACATGGGCCTCTTGTTGATGAGAGTAGCGTGAATCTCCTGAGGTGGACACTGCAGCTCCTTTCCCTGCTTTTGATCTATTATGGGGTCGCCATGCCTCAGTTCGCGTATGCAGTTATGGTCCTCATCCTGTTGTCCAGGAGTCTGTACTACCCCATGAAAGCGTTTGGTTATATGAGGCG gaaaatgaagaaatggttTACATCAGAAAAGCTGGCAGTTTCGTATCTTACTGAAGATGAATACCGGGAACAAGCTGATGCTGAAACAACCAGTGCTCTGGAGGAACTGCGCCAAGCCTGCCGCAGACCCGACTTCCCGTCGTGGCTGGCCATCTCCAGACTGCAGACTCCAAAAAA GTTTGCAGAATTTGTTCTTGGAGGAAGCCACTTGTCTCCTGAAGAAATGAGTCTTCATGAAGAACAGTACGGCCTTGGGGGTGCCTTCTTGGAAGAACAGCTCTTTAACCTGAGTACTTCCTGCCAGTCTACCGCACATGGACTTCCTTCTGGACACGGAAGTGGGTAA